One window of the Halobacteriovorax sp. JY17 genome contains the following:
- the greA gene encoding transcription elongation factor GreA, with translation MNNDTPITKEGYDKVQAELDQLIRVEREELKVIISDARDLGDLKENAEYHAAKEKQSVLEGRIMQLQGVIASAQVIDPKEVSTDKVVFGATVTLLDVEKDETVVYKIVGEIESNMKEGKISYKSPLGKAIIGKEEGDTVIVRAPKGDIEYEVESFEYI, from the coding sequence ATGAATAACGATACACCAATTACAAAAGAAGGATATGACAAAGTTCAAGCAGAGCTCGATCAGCTAATTAGAGTTGAAAGAGAGGAGCTCAAAGTTATCATTTCTGACGCTAGAGATTTGGGTGATTTAAAAGAAAACGCAGAATATCATGCAGCAAAAGAAAAGCAATCAGTACTTGAAGGAAGAATTATGCAACTTCAAGGGGTGATTGCAAGTGCTCAAGTTATTGATCCAAAAGAAGTTTCAACTGATAAAGTTGTATTTGGTGCTACTGTTACGTTATTAGATGTAGAAAAAGACGAAACCGTTGTTTATAAAATTGTTGGTGAAATTGAATCAAATATGAAGGAAGGAAAAATTTCATATAAGTCTCCACTAGGTAAGGCAATTATTGGTAAAGAAGAGGGTGACACTGTTATTGTTAGGGCACCCAAAGGCGACATAGAATATGAAGTCGAGTCCTTCGAATACATCTAA
- a CDS encoding sugar nucleotide-binding protein translates to MENVTTLVPKREKTILIFGLSSFVGSNLAEFFKKDFRVVGTYNKNPIFIPGVLALPCDVLNKEEVQLALYAFKPDITIYAIGLSSIMECSRSAELADALNASGLYNVVEYCQRYKSQVCYLSSGFVFAGEDKQYIEMDIPDPNTSYGKSQASAEFYIQKSSLNYIIFRSCKLYGRGHLENRLTFFEKIQKDFMDRKNVSCDDNVRTGYLDIYYLGMILKICFEKSVKNRLFQISSKDTSTFHDFVKEYCSVFSEGTGLVQRGRWSFPFLPSAATVPAGDKIIFDLDISNIEGFLNINMPSVKESLEFTFKRFMGKAKTGRGSSSGGDDVTFI, encoded by the coding sequence ATGGAAAATGTCACAACTCTCGTACCTAAAAGAGAAAAAACAATTTTAATTTTTGGTCTGTCATCTTTTGTGGGGTCAAACCTTGCTGAGTTCTTTAAAAAGGACTTTAGAGTTGTTGGTACCTACAATAAGAATCCAATTTTTATTCCAGGAGTACTCGCTCTTCCATGTGATGTTTTAAATAAAGAAGAAGTACAATTAGCGCTCTATGCGTTTAAGCCAGATATTACTATTTATGCAATAGGGCTTTCATCGATAATGGAGTGCTCGAGAAGCGCAGAGCTTGCAGATGCTTTAAATGCAAGTGGGCTCTATAATGTGGTTGAGTACTGCCAGAGATATAAGTCTCAGGTCTGTTATTTGTCTTCAGGGTTTGTCTTTGCTGGTGAGGATAAGCAGTATATTGAAATGGATATTCCTGATCCAAATACTAGTTATGGTAAGAGTCAGGCTTCAGCAGAGTTCTATATTCAGAAATCATCCCTTAATTACATTATCTTTAGAAGCTGTAAGCTTTACGGAAGAGGACATCTTGAAAATAGATTAACCTTCTTTGAAAAAATCCAAAAAGACTTTATGGATAGAAAGAATGTTTCCTGTGATGACAATGTCAGAACAGGATATTTAGATATCTATTATCTTGGGATGATTTTAAAAATTTGTTTTGAAAAAAGTGTAAAGAATAGACTCTTTCAAATTAGCTCGAAAGATACTTCTACTTTTCACGACTTTGTTAAAGAGTATTGTTCCGTATTTTCCGAGGGAACGGGGTTGGTGCAAAGAGGAAGGTGGAGTTTTCCATTCTTGCCATCGGCGGCGACTGTTCCAGCAGGCGATAAAATTATTTTTGATTTAGATATTTCTAATATAGAAGGATTTTTAAATATAAATATGCCATCCGTTAAGGAATCTTTGGAATTTACTTTTAAGAGATTTATGGGAAAAGCAAAAACCGGTAGAGGAAGCTCTTCCGGTGGTGATGACGTAACTTTTATTTAA
- a CDS encoding flagellin, translating into MGLRINTNVASLNAQRNLSGTRINMNKSLEKLSSGQRINRAGDDAAGLAISENLKAQIKGLGQAKRNAEDGISLVQIAEGALGEVSNILIRLRELSVQAASDTIGSTERKFLNVEFEQLTSEMDRIANSTEFNRVPLLNGTGAVFDIQIGTRNDPISDRLTFDASSADVNVAALGLNLASVADKISSQNSLSSIDSAIVSVSGIRADFGALQNRLQSTINNIAVSVENLSAANSRVRDTDIAAETAELTKQNILMTAGTSVLSQANSSTKNALSLIQSAAQG; encoded by the coding sequence ATGGGACTTCGAATAAACACAAACGTTGCATCACTTAATGCACAAAGAAATTTAAGTGGTACACGTATCAACATGAACAAGTCGTTAGAGAAACTATCGTCTGGTCAAAGAATTAACAGAGCTGGTGACGATGCTGCCGGTCTCGCAATTTCAGAAAATTTAAAAGCACAAATCAAAGGGCTTGGACAAGCTAAGAGAAATGCTGAAGATGGTATTTCATTAGTTCAAATTGCTGAAGGTGCACTTGGAGAAGTTTCAAATATCTTGATCCGTCTTAGAGAGCTATCAGTACAAGCAGCTTCTGATACAATTGGTTCAACAGAGAGAAAGTTTCTTAACGTTGAATTTGAGCAGTTAACTTCAGAGATGGACAGAATCGCAAACTCAACAGAGTTTAACAGAGTTCCACTTCTAAATGGTACTGGTGCAGTATTTGATATCCAAATCGGAACGAGAAATGACCCTATCAGTGACAGATTAACATTTGATGCTTCAAGCGCAGACGTTAATGTGGCTGCTTTAGGATTAAACCTTGCTTCAGTTGCAGATAAGATTTCTTCACAGAACTCTCTATCATCAATTGACTCGGCGATTGTCTCTGTTTCAGGAATTAGAGCTGACTTCGGTGCTCTTCAGAATAGACTTCAATCAACAATAAATAACATTGCTGTAAGTGTTGAAAACTTATCTGCAGCTAACTCAAGAGTTAGAGATACAGATATCGCTGCAGAGACTGCAGAGCTAACTAAGCAAAACATACTTATGACAGCAGGTACATCGGTTCTATCACAGGCGAACTCTAGTACAAAGAATGCACTAAGCTTAATTCAATCGGCCGCTCAAGGGTAA
- the cpaB gene encoding Flp pilus assembly protein CpaB yields MNTRALTLALIIAVFAMFMVYTYIDDEKTKIIKKYGKEQSVVIAKVDIKELELIDDSKVTVTSMPSNFVHEKAFKTIKEIQNTVATVPILKGEQITKPRVSWPDERSGLSRQVAVGKRAISLDVSERASVGKLIKPGDRVDILAGIDYAGGRKDLQKMKTILQDVLILSTGKSISGNLPIIGVKTPRVIKQMKLNTYSDYGTVTLELDPYEVQKLVFILSYNSGTPPYLALRNNTDKEVVRIKSTKLFDILGEDASEAKIFFSEKYKSQGN; encoded by the coding sequence ATGAACACTAGAGCACTTACATTAGCCTTGATTATCGCAGTCTTTGCGATGTTTATGGTTTACACGTATATCGACGATGAAAAGACAAAGATCATAAAGAAGTATGGTAAAGAGCAATCGGTCGTAATCGCGAAGGTAGATATCAAAGAACTCGAGTTGATCGATGATTCGAAGGTTACAGTAACTTCGATGCCATCTAACTTTGTTCATGAGAAGGCCTTTAAAACAATTAAAGAAATTCAAAATACTGTGGCAACAGTTCCCATTCTTAAAGGGGAGCAGATTACAAAACCTAGAGTGAGTTGGCCCGATGAAAGAAGTGGTCTCTCTAGACAAGTTGCTGTTGGTAAGAGAGCGATCTCGCTCGATGTTTCTGAAAGAGCTTCCGTTGGTAAGTTAATTAAGCCGGGGGATCGCGTTGATATTCTTGCAGGTATTGATTATGCCGGAGGTAGAAAAGACTTACAAAAAATGAAAACAATTCTTCAAGATGTACTTATTCTTTCAACAGGTAAGAGTATATCAGGGAACCTACCGATCATTGGAGTGAAAACGCCAAGGGTGATTAAGCAAATGAAACTTAATACATATAGTGATTACGGAACTGTTACCTTAGAGCTTGATCCATATGAAGTTCAAAAGCTCGTTTTTATTCTGAGTTATAACTCTGGTACACCACCATACTTAGCTCTTAGAAATAATACAGATAAAGAAGTTGTTAGAATTAAATCAACGAAGTTATTTGATATTCTTGGAGAGGATGCTTCAGAAGCTAAAATATTCTTTTCTGAAAAATATAAAAGCCAAGGCAATTAA
- a CDS encoding ATP-dependent DNA helicase RecG yields the protein MKSSPSNTSKLSWNSSLLDLSHKGPSKSIQALIDSGYSTLNSLLWLLPLRILPTPVIKNFEHAYEECLFTGIAKVLSVRSLPSFHGKGKNRAQLLNITALVQDHLSKNIIELKWFNAYPSLSQNIQKLLFIKFTGKVQIYQDSKQIINPDFESYLEESLPSTEEKDELLPELKIQYPTTNGVNSTNIKNIIDKIPDTLWENIQDILPKDLIQSRKLLNLRESFLLIHGKSLLLKEWNLGLYEEARKRLIYEEFLEEQFKIHLRRKENLRPKGLEIKCSDSTLKKYSSIYPYDLTVDQEKVLKEISIDFQSGKPMMRLLQGDVGCGKTSVAITAGLIAIESGYQVALMCPTEALSVQHYQEVKSYCDTMGFEVSLLIGSLTPKKKSEVLQKCSTGESQFIIGTHSLIQDSINFKNLGLAIIDEQHKFGVEQRLKLVKKGLGSHCLIMSATPIPRSLSMTQFGDLNISTITTLPSGRKGCKTRIVQPENFGKFLSFVKTRVEMGEQAYIVVPAITDNPAQDMLNLEDVLQRFKTFFPNFNIQGLHGQQKSQEKNDIIKSFKDRDIKILIATSVIEVGINIINSTIMAIMNPERFGLSSLHQLRGRVGRGDKPGFCFLVIDSRISAESNNRLKVIENNLDGFKIAEEDLKIRGAGDIFGKDQSGSSNNKRIANIITDFPLLQQAREDALTILKQKSTIIDQKLDQLAKDAKVFSTV from the coding sequence ATGAAGTCGAGTCCTTCGAATACATCTAAACTTTCCTGGAACTCAAGCCTCTTGGACCTTTCTCACAAAGGTCCATCTAAGAGCATTCAAGCATTAATTGACTCTGGCTACTCTACCCTTAACTCTCTACTTTGGTTACTCCCGCTTCGAATATTGCCAACACCAGTTATAAAGAATTTTGAACACGCTTATGAAGAATGCCTCTTTACCGGAATAGCAAAAGTTCTCTCAGTTAGATCCCTACCAAGCTTTCATGGAAAAGGAAAAAATAGAGCGCAGCTATTAAATATTACAGCTCTTGTGCAAGATCATTTATCAAAGAATATCATTGAGCTAAAATGGTTTAATGCCTACCCTTCTTTATCTCAAAATATTCAAAAACTACTCTTTATAAAGTTCACAGGAAAAGTTCAAATCTATCAAGATAGTAAACAAATTATTAATCCAGACTTTGAAAGCTACTTGGAAGAAAGCCTTCCCTCCACTGAAGAAAAGGACGAGTTACTTCCAGAATTAAAGATACAATATCCGACTACCAATGGTGTTAATTCGACAAATATCAAAAATATTATAGACAAAATTCCCGATACTCTTTGGGAAAACATTCAAGATATTCTTCCCAAAGACTTAATACAAAGTAGAAAACTCTTAAACTTAAGAGAATCATTCTTACTAATACATGGAAAGTCTCTACTGCTAAAAGAGTGGAATTTAGGACTCTATGAAGAAGCTCGTAAAAGACTTATTTACGAAGAGTTTCTAGAGGAACAATTTAAAATTCATTTACGAAGAAAAGAAAACCTAAGACCAAAAGGTCTTGAAATAAAGTGTAGCGACAGCACTCTAAAGAAGTACTCCTCTATTTACCCTTATGACCTAACAGTAGATCAAGAGAAAGTCTTAAAAGAAATTAGTATTGATTTTCAATCTGGAAAGCCAATGATGCGACTTCTACAAGGAGATGTTGGATGTGGAAAAACATCTGTCGCAATTACCGCTGGCCTTATTGCAATTGAGTCAGGCTACCAAGTTGCATTGATGTGCCCTACAGAAGCACTCTCTGTCCAACATTACCAAGAAGTAAAAAGCTACTGCGACACTATGGGGTTTGAGGTTTCTCTGCTTATTGGATCACTCACTCCTAAAAAGAAAAGTGAGGTTCTTCAAAAATGTAGTACAGGTGAATCTCAATTCATTATCGGAACCCACTCTCTTATTCAAGACTCGATTAACTTTAAAAACCTTGGTCTCGCAATAATAGATGAACAACATAAGTTTGGTGTTGAACAAAGGCTAAAATTAGTAAAGAAAGGTCTTGGCTCACACTGTTTAATAATGTCTGCGACTCCAATTCCTCGAAGTCTTAGCATGACTCAATTTGGAGACTTGAATATATCAACAATAACAACTCTTCCAAGTGGAAGAAAGGGATGTAAGACACGTATCGTACAGCCCGAAAACTTTGGAAAGTTTTTAAGCTTTGTTAAAACGCGAGTTGAAATGGGAGAGCAGGCCTATATTGTCGTCCCCGCCATCACTGATAACCCCGCACAAGATATGTTAAATCTAGAGGATGTTCTTCAAAGGTTTAAGACATTTTTTCCAAACTTTAATATTCAAGGTCTTCATGGACAACAAAAGTCTCAAGAGAAAAATGATATCATCAAATCTTTTAAAGATAGAGATATTAAGATTTTGATTGCAACTAGTGTTATCGAAGTAGGAATTAATATTATTAATTCAACGATTATGGCCATTATGAACCCAGAGAGATTTGGACTAAGTTCACTACATCAGCTTCGTGGCCGAGTGGGAAGAGGTGACAAGCCAGGATTTTGTTTTCTAGTTATTGATAGTCGTATTTCAGCAGAAAGTAATAACAGACTCAAGGTAATTGAAAATAATCTTGATGGGTTTAAAATTGCTGAAGAAGATTTAAAAATAAGAGGTGCTGGCGATATTTTTGGTAAGGATCAATCCGGAAGCTCAAACAATAAGAGAATTGCAAATATTATTACAGACTTTCCTCTTCTACAACAAGCTCGAGAAGATGCTCTCACAATACTTAAGCAAAAAAGTACAATCATCGACCAAAAGCTAGATCAATTGGCAAAAGATGCTAAGGTATTTTCTACTGTATAG
- a CDS encoding flagellin: MGMRINTNVSSLSAQRTLSTTNRNMNDNLRKLSSGERITRAADDAAGLAISENLRAQIRGMRQAKRNANDAISLIQTAEGGLNEISNIVIRLRELSVQAANDTLGPEERKFSDIEFQNLKEEIDRISQSNEFNGVKLLDGTGGRMEFQVGIHNDPINDRLVYDGTGSDATIATLGLAVDNVASKEGAQSSLQKLDDALVHINGIRANMGALQNRLSSTVNNLGISDENLSAAKSRIRDVDIAAETADLAKNNILIQAGTSVLSQANQLPAIANKLLG, encoded by the coding sequence ATGGGAATGAGAATTAATACTAACGTGTCTTCGCTATCAGCACAGAGAACGTTAAGTACTACAAATAGAAATATGAATGACAACCTGAGAAAATTATCTTCGGGTGAGAGAATAACTAGAGCCGCAGATGATGCAGCAGGACTCGCTATAAGCGAAAACTTGAGGGCCCAGATTAGAGGGATGAGACAAGCAAAGCGTAACGCAAATGATGCTATCTCTCTAATTCAAACAGCCGAAGGTGGATTAAATGAGATTTCAAACATTGTTATTAGACTTCGAGAACTCTCAGTACAAGCTGCCAACGACACACTTGGACCAGAGGAAAGAAAGTTTTCCGATATTGAATTTCAAAACCTCAAAGAGGAGATTGACAGAATATCTCAATCAAATGAATTCAATGGAGTTAAACTCCTCGACGGAACAGGTGGAAGGATGGAGTTTCAAGTCGGTATCCACAACGATCCTATCAATGACAGACTTGTCTATGATGGAACTGGTTCGGACGCTACGATTGCAACTCTTGGACTCGCAGTTGATAATGTTGCCTCTAAAGAGGGAGCTCAGTCTTCTCTACAGAAACTTGATGATGCACTTGTGCACATCAATGGAATTAGGGCCAATATGGGTGCCCTACAAAACAGACTCTCGTCAACAGTCAACAACTTGGGGATTAGTGATGAGAATTTAAGTGCGGCTAAGTCAAGAATTAGAGATGTGGACATCGCTGCTGAAACAGCAGATTTGGCCAAAAACAACATTCTAATTCAGGCGGGAACATCTGTGTTATCGCAAGCTAACCAGCTCCCGGCCATAGCTAACAAATTACTTGGTTAA
- a CDS encoding AarF/UbiB family protein, with amino-acid sequence MDLIKTGIGITKTFRNVSRLREIVLIFARHGFDEFISGSITQLIPNFVLPRSKKSIKKELEEQGHKDWGDLLGFRLRKCFEELGPAFVKFGQLLSSREDIFDESFISQMKILRDQVKPVPFDESVKIINESLGEPWKNVFTEINPHPIGTASIGVVYKGKLLDGTKVVLKVQRPNIKKEMITDFSIMSFVSTQIEKVSDEIRFLGISRIVKDFSISLQNELNFNIEALNSEKLKKNLKNHDAEELFYIPKVYKEISSEKVLVMELLDGTPFSEAEHIEGLVENIAPLLQKGLNTFIKTFLTDGFFHADLHGGNFFYLENGKIGLIDFGLMGHLSKKGRENFIAIIYALLTFNYENLVYEFLDVAEYESIPDIDELTSDIRDALSPFVGLTVQQTNFTVVLREVITTLRKHEIFLPREWFIVFRALITLDGVGKSLNMDIDLFSLMENDIYNIVKDSFKKEDLIEEAVWLGRDFLSSSKVLPRHIKWFLKDFSKKGYAFEVIHKGHEKQFDQVTTAILFLSHSLLASVFFGSGVFLLGERVINHFVDIPTVTYILWVIAFALLMKGFNLARKL; translated from the coding sequence ATGGATTTAATTAAAACAGGCATTGGAATTACAAAGACATTTCGAAATGTTTCTCGTTTGAGAGAAATTGTTCTCATATTTGCGAGGCATGGTTTTGATGAATTCATATCAGGCTCTATCACGCAGCTAATCCCCAATTTTGTACTACCTAGAAGTAAGAAAAGCATAAAGAAGGAGCTGGAAGAGCAGGGACATAAAGACTGGGGGGATCTTCTTGGTTTTAGGCTTAGAAAGTGTTTTGAGGAACTTGGGCCGGCCTTCGTAAAGTTTGGCCAACTGCTCTCGTCTAGAGAAGATATATTTGATGAATCATTTATTTCTCAAATGAAAATTCTTCGCGACCAAGTAAAGCCGGTTCCATTTGATGAGTCAGTTAAAATTATCAATGAGAGTTTAGGTGAGCCATGGAAGAATGTTTTCACAGAGATAAACCCTCACCCTATTGGGACAGCTTCTATTGGGGTTGTTTATAAGGGAAAACTCTTAGATGGAACAAAAGTTGTTTTAAAAGTTCAAAGACCTAATATTAAAAAAGAGATGATAACAGATTTTTCAATTATGAGCTTCGTTTCTACTCAGATTGAAAAAGTTAGTGATGAAATTCGCTTCTTGGGAATCTCTAGAATAGTAAAAGACTTTTCAATTTCTCTCCAGAACGAGCTTAATTTTAATATCGAAGCGCTTAATAGTGAAAAGTTGAAAAAGAATTTAAAGAATCATGATGCTGAAGAGCTATTTTACATTCCTAAGGTTTATAAGGAAATAAGTTCGGAGAAAGTTTTAGTCATGGAGCTTCTAGATGGAACTCCTTTTAGTGAAGCAGAACATATTGAAGGTTTGGTTGAAAATATAGCACCACTCCTTCAAAAGGGTCTAAACACATTTATTAAAACATTCTTAACTGATGGATTCTTTCACGCTGATCTTCATGGTGGAAACTTCTTCTATTTGGAAAATGGAAAGATTGGATTGATTGATTTTGGCCTGATGGGGCACTTAAGTAAAAAGGGACGCGAAAACTTTATCGCCATAATTTATGCTCTTCTAACTTTTAATTATGAAAATCTGGTCTACGAGTTCTTAGATGTCGCTGAATATGAATCAATTCCTGATATTGATGAACTGACTTCAGATATTAGAGATGCTCTCTCTCCCTTTGTTGGGCTCACTGTTCAGCAAACAAATTTCACCGTTGTTTTAAGAGAAGTCATAACGACACTTCGAAAACATGAAATTTTTCTCCCTAGAGAATGGTTTATTGTCTTTAGAGCTTTAATTACTTTAGATGGTGTTGGAAAGAGCTTAAATATGGATATAGATCTCTTTTCTCTTATGGAAAATGATATCTATAATATTGTAAAAGATAGTTTTAAAAAAGAAGATCTTATTGAAGAAGCGGTCTGGTTAGGGCGAGACTTTCTTTCAAGTTCAAAAGTTTTACCAAGACATATAAAGTGGTTCTTAAAAGATTTTTCTAAAAAAGGGTACGCCTTTGAGGTAATTCATAAAGGGCATGAAAAGCAATTCGATCAAGTGACTACAGCAATATTATTCTTAAGTCATTCTCTTCTTGCTTCGGTGTTCTTTGGATCGGGTGTATTTCTACTTGGTGAGCGTGTTATAAATCACTTTGTGGATATTCCAACTGTGACCTATATACTTTGGGTTATTGCCTTTGCTTTACTCATGAAGGGATTTAATCTTGCGCGAAAATTATAA
- a CDS encoding GNAT family N-acetyltransferase encodes MTKFIQSTLAQFPDFFEETLMLIEREFKYPTHHKFLTDFYPLMGPLNHEHCHILIDDNKVIGHIAVKERILSFKNTSTRVALIGAIALDEKYQQQGNFTPFFQKVIEIYSAENSLLLLWSDLKPLYNRFNFFEAGGVIQTGKKKLLNENLPNGWAIHNFKDLNVKEFEEIKTLYKDQELLTLERSEGDWDQIKEISSASLYIKRKNQNIVSYFVKDKGNDLNGIIHEFVTKNASYVEAIDDFIDYQLWLPESFNKVFNKKDIFFGAFLRISNFKLLSIFLSDLTKNQLSISKLEGDKITVKYKEAEFDFKVEEFLTGIFGPNPIEEFSEIMPNFYIAGLDSI; translated from the coding sequence ATGACTAAATTTATTCAAAGTACACTTGCTCAATTTCCCGACTTCTTCGAAGAAACTCTTATGTTAATTGAGAGAGAATTTAAATATCCCACTCATCACAAATTTTTAACCGACTTCTATCCTCTAATGGGCCCTTTAAATCACGAACATTGTCACATCCTTATAGATGACAATAAAGTTATTGGTCATATTGCTGTTAAAGAAAGAATATTAAGCTTTAAAAATACAAGCACTAGAGTCGCTCTTATTGGAGCCATTGCCCTAGATGAAAAATACCAACAGCAGGGAAACTTCACTCCTTTCTTTCAGAAAGTTATAGAGATCTATAGTGCAGAAAATTCACTTCTTCTTTTATGGTCAGACCTTAAGCCTCTTTATAATAGATTTAACTTCTTTGAAGCCGGCGGTGTTATTCAAACTGGAAAAAAGAAATTACTTAATGAAAACCTTCCAAACGGCTGGGCCATTCATAACTTTAAAGACCTTAATGTAAAAGAATTTGAAGAAATAAAAACTCTCTACAAAGATCAGGAACTTCTCACTCTTGAAAGAAGTGAAGGTGACTGGGATCAAATTAAAGAGATTTCCTCTGCATCATTATATATAAAAAGAAAGAATCAAAATATCGTCTCTTACTTTGTAAAAGACAAAGGAAATGATTTAAACGGCATTATTCACGAGTTTGTCACAAAGAATGCATCATACGTTGAGGCCATAGATGACTTTATCGATTATCAGCTATGGCTCCCAGAATCTTTCAACAAAGTTTTTAATAAGAAAGATATTTTCTTTGGAGCGTTTCTTAGAATTTCTAACTTTAAACTACTTTCAATTTTCCTAAGTGATCTCACAAAGAACCAACTTTCTATTTCCAAACTTGAAGGAGATAAAATAACTGTAAAATACAAAGAAGCTGAATTTGATTTTAAAGTTGAAGAATTTTTAACTGGAATCTTTGGGCCGAACCCAATTGAAGAGTTTTCAGAAATTATGCCCAACTTTTATATCGCCGGGCTTGATTCTATTTAA